One region of Peribacillus simplex genomic DNA includes:
- a CDS encoding FHA domain-containing protein — MIYKTFKVVSRTLHKGQTEDFAYVFEGKSLLIGRASQHSKADFMLYNDFVSREHCRIYMEEGQLLIEDLASKHGTSVNQMPLVPGHPCLIEPGDSITLINGLIEFMISIDNDLTRDFTPVNPEIQQIVAINKHLQTVIINDEAPIKMPTKEFDCFKLLYENLDNLISKEEIVQHVWPERIGDPEQIVTAEEIASLLYRVRKRINGHFVIKAVIQKGYYMKSILSFKLSDL; from the coding sequence ATGATCTATAAAACTTTCAAGGTTGTATCGAGAACCTTGCACAAAGGCCAAACCGAGGATTTCGCCTATGTTTTTGAAGGGAAAAGCCTGCTGATTGGCCGTGCAAGCCAGCACTCCAAAGCTGATTTCATGCTTTACAATGACTTCGTTTCCAGGGAACATTGCCGGATTTATATGGAGGAAGGACAGCTTCTCATTGAGGATTTGGCAAGCAAACACGGTACCTCGGTGAACCAGATGCCGCTAGTTCCGGGCCATCCCTGCCTCATCGAACCGGGGGATTCCATTACTTTGATTAATGGATTGATTGAATTCATGATTTCCATCGACAACGATTTAACACGGGATTTCACTCCGGTGAACCCGGAGATACAGCAAATCGTGGCTATCAATAAGCACCTTCAGACCGTGATCATCAATGATGAAGCGCCCATTAAAATGCCTACTAAGGAATTCGATTGCTTTAAGTTGCTTTATGAGAATTTGGACAACCTAATCTCAAAAGAAGAGATTGTCCAGCATGTATGGCCCGAGAGAATCGGTGATCCCGAGCAAATTGTGACGGCAGAAGAAATCGCTTCACTGCTGTACCGGGTGCGGAAACGGATAAATGGGCACTTCGTAATAAAAGCCGTCATTCAAAAGGGATATTATATGAAATCCATCCTTTCATTCAAACTATCGGACCTGTAA
- a CDS encoding quinone oxidoreductase family protein, with product MKALVFDDFGGPEVLSVREIAEPEHSRSAVIVRMKAIGLNFADVYRRKGNYHLVGDPPFILGYEGAGVIEYVGEDVHHVKAGDRVGFADVPHANAELVSVPADKLLPLPESISFETAASVLLQGLTAQYLTHDSYPVKDGETILVHAAAGGVGQLLTQMIRMKGSQVIGLTSTKDKAAVAKQTGADHVFLYGSDWMNSIKEVTGGKGVDVVYESVGQTLLNSFEATRTGGTVVFFGMAGGDPEKIDPRMLMDTSKALIGGDLWNVLTSHEERKRRTAELFEWIMAGKIFVEEPTLFSLENGADAHRLLESRKSTGKILLIP from the coding sequence ATGAAAGCACTTGTCTTTGATGATTTCGGCGGGCCAGAAGTTCTGTCTGTAAGAGAAATTGCAGAACCTGAACATTCAAGATCAGCCGTGATCGTTCGAATGAAAGCGATCGGCTTGAATTTTGCTGATGTATATAGAAGGAAAGGGAATTATCATTTGGTGGGTGATCCCCCATTTATTTTGGGTTATGAAGGGGCGGGGGTCATCGAATATGTCGGGGAAGATGTTCATCATGTGAAAGCAGGTGATCGTGTTGGGTTTGCTGATGTTCCCCATGCCAATGCGGAGCTGGTTTCAGTTCCAGCAGATAAACTGCTGCCGTTGCCTGAGAGCATTTCCTTTGAAACGGCCGCTTCCGTTTTACTACAAGGATTGACTGCCCAATATCTAACTCATGACAGCTATCCAGTTAAAGACGGAGAAACCATTCTGGTCCACGCCGCTGCAGGCGGAGTCGGCCAATTACTGACACAGATGATCAGGATGAAGGGCAGTCAGGTCATTGGCTTGACATCAACAAAGGATAAAGCGGCTGTTGCCAAACAAACGGGTGCCGATCATGTTTTCCTTTACGGATCGGACTGGATGAATTCCATTAAGGAAGTAACCGGAGGTAAGGGCGTTGATGTCGTTTATGAATCAGTAGGCCAAACCTTGCTGAATAGTTTCGAGGCGACAAGGACTGGAGGGACTGTCGTTTTCTTTGGTATGGCAGGCGGCGATCCGGAGAAAATCGATCCAAGGATGTTAATGGATACATCCAAAGCATTAATAGGTGGAGACCTCTGGAATGTCTTGACTTCCCATGAAGAAAGGAAAAGAAGAACAGCAGAGTTGTTTGAATGGATCATGGCAGGAAAAATCTTCGTTGAAGAACCGACTCTTTTTTCGCTGGAAAATGGGGCTGATGCACATAGACTTCTTGAAAGCAGGAAAAGTACGGGGAAAATATTATTAATACCATAA